Proteins encoded within one genomic window of Lynx canadensis isolate LIC74 chromosome B2, mLynCan4.pri.v2, whole genome shotgun sequence:
- the NDUFAF4 gene encoding NADH dehydrogenase [ubiquinone] 1 alpha subcomplex assembly factor 4, with translation MGAAVSRAIRNFNLENRAEREISKMKPSPAPRHPSTKSLLREQMSHHPEIKGEVARKDDKLLSFLRDVYVDSKDPVSSVKVTDAGKRQEPKEFRLVKGQDFNMMSIKNVPKGKISIVEALTLLNNHKLYPETWTAEKIAEEYCLEQKDVKSLLKYFVTFEVKIIPPEDKKAIPSK, from the exons ATGGGGGCTGCTGTGTCTCGCGCAATCAGGAATTTCAACCTAGAGAACCGGGCGGAACGGGAAATCAGCAAAATGAAGCCCTCTCCcgctcccaggcacccctccactaaGAGCCTGCTGCGAGAGCAGATGAGCC ACCATCCAGAAATTAAGGGAGAAGTTGCTAGAAAAGATGACAAACTGCTGTCCTTCCTAAGAGATGTGTATGTTGATTCCAAAGATCCTGTGTCTTCTGTGAAG GTAACAGATGCTGGAAAACGTCAAGAGCCAAAGGAGTTCAGATTGGTAAAAGGCCAAGACTTTAACATGATGAGTATTAAGAACGTTCCCAAAGGCAAAATTTCCATTGTAGAGGCATTGACACTTCTCAATAATCATAAACTTTATCCAGAAACGTGGACTGCTGAGAAAATAGCAGAAGAATACTGTCTGGAACAGAAAGATGTAAAATCCcttctcaaatattttgttacttttgaaGTCAAAATCATCCCTCCTGAAGACAAGAAAGCAATAccatcaaaatga